The Candidatus Hydrogenedentota bacterium genomic interval TCCGTTCCGCGGACGCGTTCGTCCTGCCCAGCATCGCGACGCCCGAATGGCAGGAACAATTCGGCATGTCATTGATTGAGGCAATGGCCTGCGGCACACCCGTCATCGGCGCGTCGAGCGGCGCCATTCCCGAAATCATCGGCGATGCCGGCCTCCTCTGCCAGCCCAACGACTTTGTATCACTCTCGGACGCGCTGAGCCGGCTCCTCGAATCGGATGATCTCCGCGGCGAATTGTCCGTGGCCGCACGCAAACGCGTATCGGATCGTTTCACGCTCGATCATTTTGCAAACGCCCTTTCGCTCCTTTACGAGGAAATCACCTAGCCGTGTTCTTTGCGGGTCGTTGCGTCATCGCCGTTCAACCTGTTTCAAAGGGCCACGGCATGGCCTTCGATGCGGAGAAGCGCTTGTTTCCAATGCAAGCCGGCGGAAAAGCCGCCCAGACGGCCCTGTGCGGCAAGAATTCGGTGACAAGGAACCAGTATCGGGACGGGATTGGCGCCCAGCGCCCGTCCGACGGCCCGCTGAGCCTTCGGGCGGCCGATGCGCGCCGCCAGTCCCGCATAGGTTTCGGTTGCGCCCCAGGGAATCGTCCGGGCGCCCTCCCACACCGCACGCTGGAATGGCGTCCCCATAAGGTCCAGCGGAATGTCGTCAAAATCCACACACTCCCCCGCAACATAGGCTTCCAGCAACCGGGCGAGCCGTGCGCCCGTTTCCGTAACCGGTGGAATTTCCTCCGCATCGCTGTTGGGTGCGCGAAGTTCAAGCCATCGGACGCCTTGGGTTGAAATAAGCGCCGCTATCCCAATCCGGCCGAATGAAAGGAAAAAATTGCAACGTTCAGTTGAGACTGAAGAAGCCGACATGGCCGCGGAAGGATCCTTCTTCTTGCCGCGAAAGTGACTCGATCGCCGCCATGCCGTGTTCCTGAAAATAGGCGATAAAGGCTTGGCGGACATTGGTACAGCACTCGTCAATGGTGGCGCCCGTGCCCACGATTTCGGGCAGTTCGCGGCACTGCCCAACGTATCCGCCTTCTTCTTTTTGATGGATGACTACCGAAAAAACCATGGCTTCGGCTCCGCCGCCGCGTTGTTTCCTATTCTTATCATGCCTTGTATGCATACGTTTTGGCAAGTATTTGTGCAAAAAAACCGGCGGGCATACGGTGATTGGAATGTGATTCCGCCGACCGTTGTTTGAACTAGGGCCGTTGTGCAGGTTGATTTTTCCAAAACCTATGGACATTATTAGGCCTTGCAAATCCGTTTGTTTTCATGGAGAGACCCACTGGACATGTCGAAAAAGCACGGTTTTACACTGATAGAACTGCTTGTGGTGATTGCCATTATCGGGATTTTGGCCGCGATCCTGTTGCCGGCGCTGTCCCGCGCTCGGGAAGCCGCCCGCCGGTCCTCGTGCGCAAACAATCTGAAACAACTGGGACTGGTTTTCAAGATGTACGCGAACGAATCCAACGGAAATCGTTTTCCGCAACGGATGGTACGTGACATCTTCGGCCGCCTCTCCGACACGATGATCTTCAGCGGCCCGGCCGTCTATCCCGAATACCTCACGGACCTCACGGTGGTCTGGTGTCCATCCACGGCCAGCCGGTCGCCGCTCGAACGATACGACATCGGGGTTCGCCGCGGCGCCCTTTCTTCCGGGAACAACAACGGCGTCATCGAACCGGAAGAACTCATCAAATCCCCTTACAATTACGTGGGTTGGGTAATCATGGAATCCGTGAACGTGCTCGGCCCCAAGGATGGAACCGCCGGCAGCGGTCCGGGCGGACGATTCGAGGACGCCGACTACAACGGCACCCCATGGGCCGAACTGGCCGCCGCGAACGTCGCAAGCCAGGGCGCCGTGTCGGATCAGGATTTCAAGGTATCCGCCGCCTTTGCGGGCACCCAAATCGGGGGAGGCGACACCTACTACCGGATCCGTGAAGGCATTGAACGTTTTTTAGTCACCGATATCAACGATCCCGCCGCGACAAGTTCGGCCCAGACCGAGATTCCCGTCATGTGGGATCATTTGACGGGCCAGATCACCGGATCATGCCACGTGCCGGCGGGCATGAATGTGTTGTACATGGATGGGCACGTCGCATGGGCCGCCTACCCATCTCCCAAACCGTGGATGGCCACCATTGAAGGCCCCCGCATTATCGGACGTTATGACCGCCGGTTCGGCGGATCATGAATAACCCGCCTTATCGCGACAACTCGACGATTGGAAACCGCAACGTCCGTTCGGCGCCGCGCCGGTTGATGACAAGCGTCGCGGTGTCGCCCACGAACATGTTCCAGAGGGCGAAATCTATGTCCGACGAAGAGGTCACGGCTTCGCCGTTGATGCGGACGATGACGTCGCCAGGGCGAAGGCCCGCCTCGTACGCGGGAGAAGTGGTCAGGATATTAACCACGATACTGCCCGTTTCCGTCTGAACGCCCAGTTGTTCATGAAAATCGGGGCGGAGATTGCCGACATCCTCGACCTTGAATCCGGCCCACGGATCCCGGCGGCGGCCATGCTGGATGAGTTCGTCGGCCACGCGCCGCACGCGGTCTATGGGCAGCGCGAAGCCCAGCCCCACGCTGCCGCCGCTCGGACTGAAAATCATGGTGTTGACGCCGACAACCTCGCCCTTGGCATTGACCAAGGGGCCTCCGCTGTTGCCGGGATTGATGGCCGCGTCGGTCTGGATCATGTCCTGGTACAGGCGCTCGCCCTCGCCGACGCTGGGGCTGATCCGGCGATGATTGGCGGACACGACGCCGACGCTGACCGTGGGCTGGGGATCTTTCATCAGGGTGCCGAAGGGATTGCCGACCGCGATGACCCATTCGCCGATGAGCAGATCCCTTGATGTGCCTAGACTGCAACACGGCAGACCGGCAGCCTTGACCCGCAAGACGGCCACGTCGGTCCGCTTGTCCGCGCCGACCACTTCGGCATCGAGCACGCGTCCGTCGGCCAGCGTGACCGACGCGACCGCATCGGCATCCTCGATTACGTGGTAATTAGTCAGGATATAGCCCCGCGCGTCGAAAATGAAGCCGCTCCCCACGGAATTCAACTGGCGTTTGCGAAGCCGGTATTGCGGTTCCCACGAATAGAAAAGATCCCAGAAATCGCGCAGCACCGGATTGGCCACTCGTTCGGCCCGAACCTGAACGACATTTACGGAGACGACGGCCGGCGCGGCCTTTTCAATGGCTTGGACGATGGCCGTCCGCCGGCTCTGATCAATATCCGTCTGTGCCCGCGCACCGCACACAAGCAACAATACCAGGAAAAATGCATACGACGATCGTCGCCTCTTTTTATTGCCCATCTTGATCAAACTCCAAAAACAGGGACATTATGATGCCCCCTTGCAAAAAAAACAACAAGTAAGTCTGGGACAACGATCCAATCAAACGATCCAATCAATTGAAGAGCGCGAAAATCGCCGGGGGTTGAGCGCAATTACGAGCATGATTACGAGCACGATTACGAGCACAAAAAATGCCGCCGGCACGGTGGAACCTGATGGATTTTCACCAGCAGGGCTGGTGGATTAGCTGTGATTTAGTTTCTTTGTCCGCAACTTCTGTGTGTGATGCCCAGAAGTTGCGGACAAAGAAATCATGCCCTTGATTGAGGCATTGCGGCTGCACCGCGTTAGGATGTGAACATCCCCGGTGGGCGCCCGATTCGCCCCCCCGCGTCGAAAATCACGACTTTCTTCATTGGCGACTTTTTCCGGTCAGTATCCGAAACGCCCGCCGTTGTTCCATTGCGCGGTATTGTTCCATTGAACGGAACCACCCCGCGCGTGTTCGGAAGTATAGACCTGGCGGTTGTTCAACATCCGGTTCTTGGCGGCTTCCCTTTGACGGCGTTGTGCCTCGATCATGGCTTGGTGCTGGGCCTTGAGATCGTCTTCGCGCGCTTGCTGGGCGGCCTCCTCCGGACTGTAATACCGGGGCGGCGTACTGGCTATCCGATGGATTTTCTTGCTCTTCCCTGCCGGATCGTCTTCCTGGGTTTCGGATGGCGTTGATTCCTCTGATTGAACGACGGCGACTGGCACGGAAGAATAGCCGTTGATTTCTTTTCGCTTTGCCGCCCATTGTTCATAAAGCGCCCGCCTTTTGTCGCGATCGGATTCCATGTAAACGTTTTCGGATCGGATATCGGCTTTGGAAACAGACATAATCCGGCCCGTTTCCGGGAAGCACACCAGATAATTGGAAGGCGTCTCCGCAATGTAGACGTTATCGTAATTTTCATGGCCCAGCGAGATGGAATCCCCCCCACATACAGCCGCAAACAGCGCAATCCCCGCCGATACAGCCATACATCCCGCACGCAACGCACTATCCTCCCCGTTCTGGATTCTCCTTGCCTATGTATAAATTTGAAAAAACCAATGAAAGATCCTTTTTCCAAACTAATTATACCATGAATTTCAAATATGGGAGAGGACCGGCTAACCTATTTCACGACAATCGCTTGGACAGTGCGCGCCGGCAGAAGGGCCAAAGGCCCGATTCAGGAATTGAACAATTGTCGCCGAGTACCGGCAATGCCAAAATAGTCGGCAATGACCCATCGGGTCCGTTCGTAGCAGGCCTCTTGGGCTTTGGCAAGATCGTTGGTTTCAGACAGGGCCTTTTCATAGGGTTGCCGGATTTCGGTACACACATTGACCTTGGCAATACCGTTTTCGATGGCCTTCAGGACATAGGGGCGCTGCACGCCCGAGCCGCCATGAAGAACAAGGGGGAGGCCGGTGGCTTCCCGGAGTTTGACAAGGTGTGCGATATCGAGCCGCGCTTCGATCTTCTTTTGATGGCGCGTGGCTTCCGACACGGCGCCATGCACATTGCCGATGGCGACGGAAAGCCAGTCGCATCCGGTCTCGCCGACGAACCGGCGCGCCTCGTCCACATCGGTAAAGCCTTTGCCCGAGGCAAAGATCTCCTCGTAGGGCGGCATGGGACCGGATTCATGGCCCATGACCGCGCCCAGTTCAGCCTCGCAGGCGACTCCGTAGCCGTGGGCCAAGGAGACCGCCGCCCGTGTCGCCTC includes:
- a CDS encoding trypsin-like peptidase domain-containing protein; the protein is MGNKKRRRSSYAFFLVLLLVCGARAQTDIDQSRRTAIVQAIEKAAPAVVSVNVVQVRAERVANPVLRDFWDLFYSWEPQYRLRKRQLNSVGSGFIFDARGYILTNYHVIEDADAVASVTLADGRVLDAEVVGADKRTDVAVLRVKAAGLPCCSLGTSRDLLIGEWVIAVGNPFGTLMKDPQPTVSVGVVSANHRRISPSVGEGERLYQDMIQTDAAINPGNSGGPLVNAKGEVVGVNTMIFSPSGGSVGLGFALPIDRVRRVADELIQHGRRRDPWAGFKVEDVGNLRPDFHEQLGVQTETGSIVVNILTTSPAYEAGLRPGDVIVRINGEAVTSSSDIDFALWNMFVGDTATLVINRRGAERTLRFPIVELSR
- a CDS encoding methylated-DNA--[protein]-cysteine S-methyltransferase; translation: MSASSVSTERCNFFLSFGRIGIAALISTQGVRWLELRAPNSDAEEIPPVTETGARLARLLEAYVAGECVDFDDIPLDLMGTPFQRAVWEGARTIPWGATETYAGLAARIGRPKAQRAVGRALGANPVPILVPCHRILAAQGRLGGFSAGLHWKQALLRIEGHAVAL
- a CDS encoding class II fructose-bisphosphate aldolase codes for the protein MPSNREIISSAARQALVVPSFNVPYLPMVEPVVRAVVDTDSFAFIATARLEWYKYEAKGLRPVFDAFQQWNRPDYVALHLDHVPVIDEDNRRVDYRSVLKEALEMGYHSVMIDGSRLPFAENIEATRAAVSLAHGYGVACEAELGAVMGHESGPMPPYEEIFASGKGFTDVDEARRFVGETGCDWLSVAIGNVHGAVSEATRHQKKIEARLDIAHLVKLREATGLPLVLHGGSGVQRPYVLKAIENGIAKVNVCTEIRQPYEKALSETNDLAKAQEACYERTRWVIADYFGIAGTRRQLFNS
- a CDS encoding type II toxin-antitoxin system HicB family antitoxin; its protein translation is MVFSVVIHQKEEGGYVGQCRELPEIVGTGATIDECCTNVRQAFIAYFQEHGMAAIESLSRQEEGSFRGHVGFFSLN
- a CDS encoding prepilin-type N-terminal cleavage/methylation domain-containing protein, with translation MSKKHGFTLIELLVVIAIIGILAAILLPALSRAREAARRSSCANNLKQLGLVFKMYANESNGNRFPQRMVRDIFGRLSDTMIFSGPAVYPEYLTDLTVVWCPSTASRSPLERYDIGVRRGALSSGNNNGVIEPEELIKSPYNYVGWVIMESVNVLGPKDGTAGSGPGGRFEDADYNGTPWAELAAANVASQGAVSDQDFKVSAAFAGTQIGGGDTYYRIREGIERFLVTDINDPAATSSAQTEIPVMWDHLTGQITGSCHVPAGMNVLYMDGHVAWAAYPSPKPWMATIEGPRIIGRYDRRFGGS